Proteins from a genomic interval of Paenibacillus sp. RC334:
- a CDS encoding ATP-binding protein has protein sequence MTLSVGTGSLSALMVKLFENSTEAIFFFDRQGNTLAMNPAAEEIVGDDVLIQLYEGKNRALCGTCRGYTSETDPRTCLNCYFNMPESKDFASFQVYLETKSNGMVPYAASFHTIDYEHGTRVLMLRDLTPQFQTQEKLYENKMMKHVIEAQENERKRLSRELHDSVAQELMSAVVELRVLKYMTNDEQLLKNMKQTEASMTRLLDDIRNLSVELRPATLDDFGLEAAFRSHFKRVEQSFGLVVEFVSDLPQKRYGSEKETVIYRVCQEAVLNALKYAQVDMVKVSLTEHDHMLRLTVEDDGIGFEKGSNPIGTGLGLYGMQERAELVGGSFGVLSNVGQGTKVFLQIPIGQEEE, from the coding sequence TTGACATTGTCTGTAGGGACTGGCTCTTTGAGTGCGCTAATGGTGAAGTTGTTTGAGAACAGTACGGAAGCCATTTTCTTTTTTGATAGGCAAGGGAATACCCTAGCCATGAACCCGGCAGCTGAAGAGATTGTGGGCGATGACGTCCTCATTCAACTCTATGAAGGGAAGAACAGAGCTTTATGTGGAACATGCAGGGGCTATACAAGCGAAACGGATCCCCGTACCTGCCTTAACTGTTATTTCAATATGCCAGAATCCAAGGATTTCGCTTCTTTTCAGGTGTATCTGGAAACAAAGAGCAACGGAATGGTTCCCTATGCAGCTTCTTTTCACACGATTGATTATGAACATGGAACACGGGTGTTGATGTTGAGAGATTTGACCCCGCAATTTCAGACGCAGGAAAAATTGTATGAAAACAAAATGATGAAGCATGTCATTGAAGCGCAGGAAAATGAGCGTAAACGGCTTTCCAGGGAACTGCACGACAGCGTCGCCCAGGAATTGATGAGCGCGGTTGTTGAACTACGGGTGTTAAAATACATGACGAATGATGAACAGCTCCTAAAAAATATGAAGCAGACCGAAGCATCCATGACGCGGTTGCTGGATGATATCCGCAACCTGTCTGTGGAACTACGCCCCGCCACACTTGATGATTTTGGACTTGAAGCGGCATTTCGTTCTCACTTTAAGAGGGTTGAACAAAGCTTTGGTCTGGTAGTTGAATTTGTGTCGGATCTTCCCCAAAAGCGATATGGAAGTGAAAAGGAAACGGTCATTTACCGTGTCTGCCAAGAGGCTGTTCTCAATGCCTTGAAGTATGCCCAGGTAGACATGGTTAAAGTTTCTTTGACTGAGCACGATCATATGCTTCGTTTGACTGTAGAGGACGATGGAATTGGCTTTGAAAAGGGGAGCAATCCTATTGGAACGGGATTAGGTTTATATGGTATGCAGGAGCGAGCAGAGCTGGTAGGCGGAAGTTTTGGCGTCCTTTCAAATGTTGGTCAGGGAACCAAAGTCTTTTTACAAATTCCGATTGGCCAAGAGGAGGAATAG
- a CDS encoding GAF domain-containing protein, translated as MNNRMDYQRELERIREHFGYDFMALALVEPAEYQYVIKWKNAAGNLNDRFKRIVLQSGKGIAGIVFKTGKSVFIPSVYQYVGADNLFNYPIVQSEKLKSLGAVPLWNDARVAGVLLGGFREEQLMTEAMMRDLEALAHRGIGELNGKEVM; from the coding sequence ATGAATAATAGGATGGATTATCAAAGGGAGCTTGAGCGAATACGCGAACATTTCGGTTATGATTTCATGGCGCTTGCTCTGGTTGAACCGGCCGAATATCAATACGTAATTAAATGGAAAAATGCAGCCGGTAATTTAAATGATCGCTTTAAGCGGATTGTGCTGCAATCCGGTAAGGGCATAGCAGGAATCGTGTTTAAAACCGGGAAATCCGTTTTCATTCCATCTGTTTATCAATATGTGGGGGCAGACAACCTGTTTAACTATCCGATCGTTCAATCCGAGAAACTCAAGAGTCTCGGGGCTGTTCCCCTATGGAATGATGCTCGCGTCGCGGGCGTACTGCTTGGTGGATTTCGGGAAGAACAGCTGATGACCGAAGCCATGATGCGTGATTTGGAAGCCTTGGCGCATAGGGGAATTGGAGAGTTGAACGGGAAGGAAGTGATGTGA
- the narI gene encoding respiratory nitrate reductase subunit gamma, with the protein MMLEQFLWVIFPYMCVVIFIVGHIFRYRTDQFNWTAKSSEFIEKKQLMIGSLLFHLGIIPVIFGHVSGLGIPKTWMHALGVNDHLYHIGAVYIGGIFGAITFLGMLILTSRRFTIRNVRRLSTASDLIVNVLLLAIVCMGMFATLVTNAVQPEFDYRETISIWFRGLFIFRVDPTLMRDVPISFKLHVLMGFAIFAFWPFTRLVHVWSVPLNYVRRSYILYRRHKSN; encoded by the coding sequence ATGATGCTAGAGCAGTTTTTATGGGTCATTTTCCCGTATATGTGTGTGGTCATCTTTATTGTAGGCCATATTTTCCGCTACAGAACTGACCAGTTCAATTGGACAGCGAAATCGAGCGAATTTATTGAAAAGAAACAATTGATGATCGGAAGCCTTTTATTCCACCTGGGAATTATCCCGGTTATTTTCGGTCACGTGTCCGGTTTGGGTATTCCAAAAACCTGGATGCATGCACTGGGTGTAAACGATCATCTGTATCACATTGGAGCAGTTTATATTGGTGGAATATTTGGAGCCATAACGTTTCTCGGTATGTTGATCCTCACATCTCGCCGTTTTACAATACGCAATGTGCGCCGTTTAAGTACAGCGTCTGATTTGATTGTAAACGTATTGCTTTTGGCCATTGTATGCATGGGGATGTTTGCGACTCTTGTAACGAATGCGGTACAGCCGGAATTCGATTATCGGGAGACCATCTCGATCTGGTTCCGCGGTTTGTTCATATTCCGTGTCGACCCAACACTCATGAGAGACGTACCGATATCTTTCAAGCTTCATGTACTTATGGGCTTTGCCATTTTTGCATTTTGGCCCTTTACCCGGCTTGTGCATGTGTGGAGTGTTCCGTTGAATTATGTGCGCAGAAGTTATATCCTTTACAGAAGACATAAATCGAATTAG
- a CDS encoding nitrate reductase subunit alpha: MKKKYSLNFFKPIESYSGNWSILEEKNREWENVYRQRWSHDKVVRTTHGVNCTGSCSWKVFVKNGIITWENQQIDYPSCGVDMPEFEPRGCPRGATFSWYEYSPLRVKYPYMRGKLLRLWLAAIKEHTNPVDAWASIVEDPEKAKLYKSARGKGGHVRVGWDDVLRLISAQLIYTIRKYGPDRIAGFTPIPAMSMISYASGARFISLLGGQMLSFYDWYADLPPASPQIWGEQTDVPESSDWYNAGYLIMWGSNVPLTRTPDAHFMTEVRYKGTKVVSVAPDLAENVKFADNWLAPNPGTDAAVAQAMTHVILDEFYKERQEPMFINYAKQYTDMPFMILLDPHEGVWKGGRFLRASDLGDVSQHADWKPVIYDEVAGEMLVPNGTMGQRWEQDKKWNLILEREDGTKVEPALTVEGRGEQWEEVVFPYFDNAGNGTFKRVIPTKKVRLADGSERYVATVYDLMMSQYGVARSDSPHNAKDYYDAASHYTPAWQEKITGVKASVVVQIAREFAQNAIDTKGRSMIIMGAGINHWFNSDTIYRSILNLVMLTASQGVNGGGWAHYVGQEKLRPIEGWSSIAFAKDWQGTARQQNATSFFYFATEQWRYEESGTDTLKSPIGGDVSYRHPADYNVLAARLGWLPSYPQFNKNSLLFAEEAAQLGKKSNEDIINHSVEEIKSRKTRFAVEDPGAAENFPRSLFVWRSNLISSSAKGQEYFMKHLLGASDALLARPNEEQKPEEIVWREDVEGKLDLMVALDFRMTTTPLYADIVLPAATWYEKTDLSSTDMHPFVHPFNPAVNPLWESRADWDIYRQLSEVFSDMAKEYLPGIYKDLVTAPLSHDSIGEISQPMGLVKDWTKGEIEATPGKTMPNFSIIERDYTKIHDKFISLGPNLATGKTGAHGVSFSVADEYEELKRLNGVYYDDSIKDGLPKIQTARQVANTILHLSSATNGQVSQKAYEQAEKLHGVELKDISADRAAEKITFQSITVQPREVIPTPVFTGSNKKGRRYSPFTTNIERLVPFRTLTGRQHFYIDHEIFQQFGESLPIYKPTLPPMVFGTRDREIKGGQDSLVLRYLTPHGKWNIHSTYQDNQHMLTLFRGGPTVWINNEDAAAHDLADNDWVEVYNRNGVVTARAVVSHRMPRGTMFMYHAQDKHIQVPGSEITDTRGGSHNAPTRIHPKPTQMVGGYAQLSYGFNYYGPIGNQRDVYVAVRKMKEVNWLEN, translated from the coding sequence ATGAAGAAAAAATACAGCCTCAACTTTTTTAAACCGATCGAGAGTTATTCCGGAAATTGGTCAATCCTTGAGGAAAAAAATAGAGAATGGGAAAACGTGTACCGTCAGCGTTGGTCTCACGACAAAGTGGTTCGGACGACGCACGGTGTTAACTGCACCGGCTCCTGTAGTTGGAAGGTTTTTGTGAAAAACGGCATCATTACCTGGGAAAATCAGCAGATCGATTATCCTTCCTGCGGCGTTGACATGCCGGAATTTGAGCCGCGTGGATGCCCGCGTGGCGCTACATTTTCCTGGTATGAATACAGTCCATTACGCGTGAAATACCCCTATATGCGCGGTAAGTTATTGCGGCTTTGGTTAGCCGCCATTAAGGAGCATACGAATCCAGTAGACGCATGGGCAAGCATCGTAGAAGACCCTGAGAAAGCCAAGCTCTACAAATCGGCTCGCGGAAAAGGCGGGCATGTCCGTGTCGGCTGGGACGATGTCCTGCGTCTGATCTCGGCGCAGCTCATCTATACCATCCGCAAGTACGGTCCCGACCGGATCGCGGGCTTTACGCCAATCCCGGCGATGTCAATGATAAGCTACGCTTCGGGAGCCCGGTTCATTTCGCTACTCGGTGGGCAGATGTTGAGTTTTTACGACTGGTATGCAGACCTTCCGCCTGCATCTCCTCAAATTTGGGGTGAGCAGACGGACGTGCCGGAATCTTCTGACTGGTACAATGCGGGTTACCTGATCATGTGGGGATCGAACGTACCGCTTACCCGGACGCCGGACGCGCATTTTATGACGGAAGTACGTTATAAGGGGACAAAGGTCGTATCGGTGGCTCCCGATTTGGCGGAGAATGTGAAGTTCGCTGACAATTGGCTCGCACCGAATCCGGGTACAGATGCTGCCGTGGCCCAGGCTATGACGCATGTCATTCTGGATGAGTTCTACAAAGAACGCCAAGAACCCATGTTCATTAACTATGCCAAACAATATACAGATATGCCGTTCATGATTCTGCTTGATCCACACGAAGGAGTCTGGAAAGGTGGGCGTTTTCTACGGGCGAGTGACCTTGGGGATGTTTCTCAGCATGCGGACTGGAAACCGGTCATATATGACGAAGTGGCAGGGGAGATGCTGGTCCCGAACGGTACGATGGGACAGCGCTGGGAACAGGATAAGAAATGGAACCTGATCCTGGAGCGAGAAGACGGAACGAAGGTTGAGCCTGCCCTTACTGTGGAAGGTCGTGGCGAGCAATGGGAAGAAGTCGTATTCCCTTACTTTGATAACGCCGGTAATGGAACGTTCAAACGTGTAATTCCGACCAAAAAAGTGCGCCTGGCAGATGGTTCGGAGCGTTACGTTGCAACCGTGTACGATCTGATGATGAGCCAGTACGGTGTCGCGCGCAGTGACAGCCCTCATAACGCCAAAGATTATTACGATGCAGCTTCGCATTATACCCCTGCCTGGCAGGAGAAGATCACAGGAGTGAAGGCATCTGTTGTGGTGCAGATTGCTCGGGAATTTGCTCAAAATGCTATCGATACCAAAGGGCGCTCCATGATTATTATGGGTGCGGGGATCAATCATTGGTTCAATAGTGACACGATCTATCGGTCCATCTTGAACCTGGTCATGTTGACAGCTTCCCAAGGCGTAAACGGTGGAGGCTGGGCGCATTATGTTGGTCAAGAAAAGCTCCGTCCCATCGAAGGCTGGTCATCGATTGCCTTTGCAAAAGACTGGCAAGGGACGGCTCGACAGCAAAATGCTACATCGTTTTTCTACTTTGCAACAGAGCAGTGGCGTTACGAAGAAAGTGGAACAGACACCTTGAAGTCACCGATTGGCGGGGATGTCAGTTACAGACATCCAGCAGACTACAACGTGCTCGCAGCGCGTCTGGGTTGGCTGCCTTCTTATCCACAGTTTAATAAAAACAGTCTGCTATTCGCCGAAGAGGCTGCGCAATTAGGCAAGAAGTCCAACGAGGACATCATTAATCATTCTGTGGAAGAGATTAAATCACGTAAGACACGCTTCGCTGTAGAAGATCCTGGGGCAGCCGAGAACTTCCCGCGTTCACTCTTTGTTTGGCGGTCAAATCTGATTTCAAGTTCGGCGAAGGGACAAGAGTATTTCATGAAACATTTACTCGGAGCATCTGATGCCCTGCTTGCCCGGCCGAACGAAGAACAGAAACCTGAGGAAATCGTCTGGAGAGAAGATGTAGAAGGAAAGCTTGATCTGATGGTTGCACTTGATTTTCGGATGACAACAACTCCATTGTACGCGGACATCGTGCTTCCGGCGGCAACCTGGTACGAAAAAACAGACTTGTCGTCAACAGACATGCATCCTTTCGTGCACCCGTTTAATCCGGCTGTTAATCCACTGTGGGAATCTCGCGCGGACTGGGATATTTACCGCCAGCTTTCCGAAGTCTTTTCGGATATGGCAAAAGAGTACCTACCAGGAATATATAAAGACCTTGTGACCGCGCCGCTCTCACACGATAGTATAGGCGAAATTTCACAGCCGATGGGTCTTGTAAAGGATTGGACGAAGGGCGAGATTGAAGCGACTCCGGGTAAAACCATGCCGAATTTCAGCATCATCGAACGCGATTATACTAAGATTCACGATAAATTTATCTCACTCGGTCCGAATTTGGCTACTGGGAAAACAGGTGCGCATGGCGTCAGCTTCTCCGTAGCGGATGAATATGAGGAATTGAAAAGGCTGAACGGAGTTTATTACGATGATTCCATTAAAGATGGTTTGCCTAAAATACAGACAGCTCGTCAAGTGGCCAATACTATTCTTCACCTTTCATCCGCGACCAATGGACAGGTCTCACAAAAGGCTTATGAGCAGGCAGAAAAGCTTCACGGTGTTGAACTCAAAGACATCTCGGCCGACCGGGCAGCGGAAAAGATCACTTTCCAAAGTATCACGGTACAGCCGCGTGAGGTTATACCGACACCGGTATTTACTGGATCGAACAAGAAAGGACGTCGCTATTCACCATTTACAACGAATATTGAACGTCTCGTTCCGTTCCGTACTTTGACAGGAAGACAGCACTTCTATATAGATCATGAAATTTTCCAGCAGTTTGGGGAGTCATTGCCAATCTATAAACCTACTTTGCCGCCGATGGTGTTCGGCACGCGTGATCGGGAAATAAAAGGCGGACAAGATTCACTTGTCCTACGTTATCTGACTCCGCACGGTAAATGGAATATTCACTCCACCTACCAGGATAACCAGCATATGCTTACGCTGTTCCGCGGAGGTCCTACGGTATGGATCAATAACGAAGACGCAGCGGCCCACGATCTTGCCGACAATGACTGGGTAGAGGTGTACAACCGTAACGGTGTTGTAACCGCCCGGGCCGTTGTCAGCCACCGGATGCCAAGAGGAACGATGTTTATGTACCATGCTCAGGATAAACACATTCAAGTGCCGGGCTCCGAAATCACGGATACGCGCGGGGGCAGCCATAATGCGCCAACAAGAATTCATCCCAAACCAACCCAGATGGTTGGCGGATACGCTCAGCTTAGCTACGGGTTCAACTATTACGGTCCGATCGGCAACCAGCGTGATGTGTACGTAGCGGTACGTAAAATGAAGGAGGTAAACTGGCTTGAAAATTAA
- the modB gene encoding molybdate ABC transporter permease subunit encodes MSMQAIDWNEYWPPILLSLQVALLSSILVIIIGLFAAWSMSRLGLFRGKTAVETLLMLPLVLPPTVVGFLLLILLGRKSGLGRIVEQWFGEPIVFSWWAGVVAAVVVAFPLVYRTLRMGLSSVDRDLENAGRSMGASEWQVFRYITFPLIFPSFKAAFILGFARGLGEFGATLMIAGNIPGKTQTIPTAIYVAVDSGHLPMAWAWTCSIILISFIMLLLTGQKNN; translated from the coding sequence GTGAGCATGCAAGCTATAGATTGGAATGAATATTGGCCTCCTATCCTGTTATCGTTGCAGGTGGCACTGTTATCCAGCATTCTGGTAATCATAATAGGCCTGTTTGCGGCATGGTCAATGTCTCGTTTGGGGCTATTTAGAGGGAAAACGGCCGTTGAAACCTTGCTTATGCTGCCTTTGGTACTCCCACCGACCGTTGTTGGCTTTTTACTGCTCATATTGCTTGGACGAAAAAGTGGATTGGGACGTATTGTAGAACAATGGTTTGGCGAACCAATTGTATTCTCGTGGTGGGCTGGGGTTGTGGCAGCGGTGGTAGTGGCTTTTCCTCTTGTCTATCGGACGCTGAGAATGGGATTGTCTTCTGTTGACCGGGACTTGGAAAACGCGGGACGTTCGATGGGTGCAAGTGAATGGCAGGTTTTCCGATATATCACCTTCCCTTTAATTTTCCCTTCTTTTAAAGCGGCCTTTATACTCGGTTTTGCCCGCGGTCTGGGCGAATTTGGTGCTACGCTGATGATTGCCGGAAATATTCCGGGCAAAACCCAGACCATTCCGACGGCCATTTATGTTGCGGTGGATTCTGGTCATCTTCCTATGGCCTGGGCCTGGACATGCTCCATCATACTCATTTCTTTTATCATGCTCCTGTTAACGGGCCAAAAGAACAATTAA
- the modA gene encoding molybdate ABC transporter substrate-binding protein, which yields MKKIIKHSQTLFFVFSIVLLLSGCGAEQQSASNVSSTVQNESSSQDSSKKAETVELTISAAASLTDALKEIQNLYEPTHKDVKLNFNFGGSGALEKQIEQGAPSDLFLSASKKNMKSLVDQQLIESDKQKTWLTNELVTVIPADGTMNIASVTDLTKEGVKKVAIGIPESVPAGKYAQEALTNTKLWDVLQSRLVQAKDVRQVLQYVETGNADVGFVYKTDALTSQKAKIAFEMDPKTYSSVEYPIGIVKASKHTQEAEDFYAYLQSQESLNIMAKYGFTIPK from the coding sequence ATGAAAAAAATTATTAAACATAGCCAGACGCTCTTTTTTGTTTTTTCCATTGTGTTATTACTTTCAGGGTGCGGTGCGGAGCAACAATCAGCTTCAAATGTTAGCAGCACGGTCCAGAACGAGTCTTCCAGCCAGGATTCTTCGAAAAAGGCTGAAACTGTTGAACTGACCATTTCCGCAGCTGCGAGCTTAACAGATGCGCTCAAAGAAATCCAGAATTTGTACGAGCCAACTCATAAAGATGTCAAATTGAATTTCAACTTTGGTGGCTCTGGTGCGCTGGAAAAGCAGATTGAGCAAGGAGCACCATCAGACCTGTTTTTGTCCGCTTCGAAGAAAAACATGAAGTCTCTCGTAGATCAGCAGCTAATAGAGAGCGATAAACAAAAAACATGGCTGACGAACGAATTGGTAACGGTTATTCCTGCAGACGGGACGATGAACATTGCGAGTGTAACGGATTTAACCAAGGAAGGGGTAAAAAAAGTGGCGATTGGCATTCCTGAAAGTGTCCCTGCAGGCAAATACGCACAGGAAGCGCTGACGAACACGAAGCTATGGGACGTATTGCAGAGCAGGCTGGTTCAGGCAAAAGATGTTAGACAAGTGCTGCAATATGTGGAGACTGGAAACGCTGATGTCGGATTTGTATATAAAACAGATGCATTGACTTCGCAAAAGGCGAAAATCGCCTTTGAGATGGACCCTAAAACCTATTCATCTGTTGAGTACCCCATCGGAATTGTCAAAGCTTCAAAGCACACTCAAGAGGCCGAGGATTTCTATGCATACCTTCAATCACAAGAATCTCTGAATATTATGGCTAAGTATGGATTTACCATACCGAAGTGA